A genomic window from Halogeometricum borinquense DSM 11551 includes:
- a CDS encoding helicase-related protein — MSNDNSIGIIDNRRYSHLDEVLKSGLKSEGVDRIRIAVGYLYMSGLKRLRPELDEFLDDGGTLQVLMGNPDQQGLDELIEAHQNLRLTGTKFRQSQNVKWSERTEIRAETADNYSHQLLYEDPTAENQAFFTKLIDWLEQGRIQPKLYLQERFHAKAYLFEKNEGDIFTPKDVGVVGSSNLSLSGLHSNTELNAPVYNEKVTQLKDWFDDLWDDAVEFDADLLDAFEDSWVSNNPGNVSTDDEPPALPGESLPDDTVETLRGVSAGTGLPAPYLVYAKILYELYKETLETAEDYLQSFDVYEDLYEFQQWAVNRGIRIANKYDGVLVSDVVGMGKTFVGLGLLEHFHARNRLRGNKGKMLIISPKHLQPMWERMVNKQYNFNAEVISLGMVSKEDFHETLLEEHDDASVCLVDEAHHFRNDDTHRYNNLQAFLPTVNQTILLTATPYTKSAWDVYNQIKLFHIEDLTQIPITPPNLYDFTKMAENDETDLSNLLSHVMVRRTRQDIIDQYGEEDEEGQVYLQMGGERRYLPDRHLQTVDYNLHETYSTADGVNDSLYDAIVETLEDLTFARYSLGQEDYLKTGYANQDPYQNLSSMGRSIRGLMKSNLLKRLESSVHAFYTSLTRMLRSYRMFRDLLDEGTVAVGSDVSELINSGEQIDYILDEIDEMVEEGEYAAYQTEAFHLEELKRDLETDIQLLADLQDTLEPFHQDIQDDYAMDDKVEQLRQLLGNLRIGSHEILQRGDRAEKLIVFTQFTDTVKYLEAAFEQFQDRGLLSDDIRFASATSDTSNVEKIIQRFAPEANDARDKIDPSDEIDVLFATDVAGEGVNLQDANLVINYDLHWNPLRLIQRIGRVDRLGSGHEDIYALNFLPETELEEELGIVDRVESRVQEISNVLGEDGEILSPEDNVNRSYMEDIYAEEDIEKVEDDVNEIIGSDDLIGPASSLQDLKQEYPDLLSWLDDRDGIRSAMEWDREYDGVVIVYRQGDYTTPYLVTFPGEGGQDLASQEKDTIVETITCPVDEPVASVDAETFDSRYERAVQVARTEFGDDMGKRRQFQREARQGASIDRDYVVDELGEVAASVENTDQQRTLAQFQDIVETVSADQILNEFRDLRNEDVTGEELVAAVREIISRYNLQEKYEERQEWAEEQEEPPHVVAGMYLKGRE, encoded by the coding sequence ATGAGTAACGACAATTCAATCGGGATCATCGACAACCGTCGCTACTCCCATCTTGACGAGGTTCTGAAGTCAGGGCTCAAAAGCGAGGGAGTTGACCGAATTCGGATCGCTGTCGGGTACCTCTATATGAGTGGCCTGAAGCGACTCCGTCCAGAGCTGGATGAATTCCTCGACGATGGTGGGACACTCCAGGTTCTGATGGGGAATCCTGATCAGCAAGGGTTGGATGAACTCATAGAGGCCCATCAGAATCTTCGTCTCACTGGCACGAAATTCAGACAATCACAGAACGTCAAGTGGAGTGAACGCACAGAGATTCGTGCGGAAACTGCGGACAATTACTCACACCAACTCCTCTACGAAGATCCCACTGCGGAAAATCAAGCGTTCTTCACGAAACTAATCGACTGGCTGGAACAGGGACGTATCCAGCCGAAGCTCTATCTTCAAGAACGGTTCCATGCGAAGGCGTATCTCTTCGAGAAGAACGAAGGGGACATCTTCACCCCCAAGGATGTCGGCGTCGTCGGCTCGTCGAACCTCAGCCTCAGTGGTCTTCACAGTAATACGGAACTCAATGCTCCAGTCTACAATGAGAAGGTTACCCAACTGAAGGACTGGTTCGATGATTTGTGGGACGACGCCGTTGAATTCGACGCCGATCTTCTGGATGCGTTTGAAGACTCGTGGGTGTCGAACAACCCTGGGAACGTCTCAACGGACGACGAGCCACCGGCACTTCCGGGTGAGTCACTTCCAGACGATACGGTAGAGACACTCCGAGGGGTCAGTGCGGGTACTGGGCTCCCTGCACCGTACTTGGTGTACGCGAAGATCCTCTACGAACTCTACAAAGAGACGTTGGAGACTGCTGAGGACTACCTACAGTCGTTCGACGTGTATGAAGACCTCTACGAGTTCCAGCAGTGGGCGGTAAATCGTGGCATCCGGATCGCCAACAAGTACGACGGGGTTCTAGTCTCTGACGTCGTCGGGATGGGGAAGACGTTTGTTGGCCTCGGGCTCCTCGAACACTTCCACGCGCGGAATCGCCTCCGTGGGAACAAGGGAAAGATGCTGATCATCTCGCCGAAACATCTCCAGCCGATGTGGGAGCGGATGGTCAACAAGCAGTACAACTTCAACGCGGAGGTGATCAGTCTGGGGATGGTGTCGAAGGAGGATTTCCACGAGACGCTGCTTGAAGAGCACGACGACGCGTCAGTATGTCTCGTCGACGAGGCGCACCACTTCCGGAACGACGATACGCATCGGTACAACAATCTGCAGGCGTTTCTGCCGACGGTCAATCAGACGATTCTCTTGACGGCGACGCCGTATACGAAGAGTGCGTGGGACGTGTATAATCAGATCAAGCTGTTCCACATTGAGGACCTCACGCAGATTCCGATTACGCCGCCGAACCTCTATGACTTCACGAAGATGGCGGAGAACGATGAGACAGACCTCTCGAATCTTCTGAGTCACGTGATGGTGCGTCGGACTCGCCAAGACATCATCGACCAATACGGCGAAGAAGACGAGGAGGGTCAAGTGTACCTCCAGATGGGCGGGGAACGTCGGTATCTCCCGGATCGGCACTTACAGACGGTCGATTACAATCTCCACGAGACGTATTCGACCGCGGACGGCGTCAATGATTCACTGTACGATGCGATTGTGGAGACGCTGGAAGACCTCACGTTCGCTCGGTACTCGCTGGGGCAGGAAGATTACCTGAAGACGGGGTACGCGAATCAGGACCCGTATCAGAACCTCTCCTCGATGGGGAGGAGCATTCGTGGGTTGATGAAGTCCAACCTTCTGAAGCGGTTGGAAAGCAGTGTCCATGCATTCTACACGTCGCTTACCCGGATGCTTCGGAGCTACCGGATGTTCCGTGACCTTCTCGACGAAGGGACGGTTGCTGTCGGGAGCGACGTCTCCGAGCTCATCAACAGTGGGGAGCAGATCGACTACATCCTTGATGAGATCGACGAGATGGTTGAAGAAGGAGAGTACGCCGCTTACCAAACGGAGGCCTTCCATCTTGAAGAGTTGAAGCGTGATCTTGAGACCGATATCCAACTCTTGGCTGACCTGCAAGACACGCTGGAACCGTTCCATCAGGACATCCAAGATGACTACGCGATGGATGACAAGGTTGAGCAGCTCCGGCAGCTTCTCGGGAATCTCCGTATTGGGTCTCATGAGATTCTCCAGCGCGGTGACCGCGCTGAGAAGCTGATTGTGTTCACGCAGTTCACAGACACGGTAAAGTATCTCGAAGCTGCGTTTGAGCAGTTCCAGGATCGGGGACTGCTCTCTGATGATATTCGATTTGCGAGTGCGACCAGTGATACCTCGAACGTCGAGAAGATCATTCAGCGCTTCGCTCCAGAGGCGAATGATGCACGAGACAAAATCGACCCGAGTGACGAGATTGACGTGTTATTTGCAACCGACGTAGCAGGGGAGGGTGTCAATCTTCAGGATGCGAATTTAGTTATCAACTACGACCTCCACTGGAATCCTCTCCGTCTAATTCAGCGGATTGGTCGTGTTGACCGTCTCGGAAGCGGGCACGAAGATATCTATGCGCTCAATTTCCTGCCGGAAACGGAACTTGAAGAGGAACTCGGCATCGTTGACCGCGTCGAGTCCCGCGTCCAAGAGATCAGTAACGTCCTAGGTGAAGACGGGGAGATCCTGAGCCCGGAAGACAACGTGAACCGGTCGTACATGGAGGACATCTACGCCGAGGAAGACATCGAGAAGGTCGAAGACGACGTGAACGAGATCATCGGAAGCGACGACCTCATCGGTCCCGCGAGTAGCCTCCAGGACCTCAAACAGGAGTACCCGGATCTCCTCAGTTGGTTGGATGACCGCGACGGAATTCGAAGTGCGATGGAGTGGGATCGAGAGTACGACGGCGTCGTCATTGTCTACCGGCAAGGAGACTACACGACTCCGTACCTCGTGACGTTCCCAGGCGAAGGAGGGCAAGACCTCGCCTCACAAGAGAAGGACACCATCGTCGAAACCATCACGTGTCCTGTCGATGAGCCAGTCGCGTCCGTTGACGCAGAGACGTTCGACAGTCGCTACGAACGAGCGGTGCAAGTGGCACGGACGGAGTTCGGCGATGACATGGGGAAGCGCCGTCAGTTCCAGCGAGAAGCTCGCCAGGGTGCGAGTATCGACCGAGACTACGTGGTTGACGAACTTGGAGAAGTCGCGGCGTCTGTAGAAAACACCGATCAACAACGGACGCTGGCACAGTTTCAAGATATCGTTGAGACTGTATCGGCAGACCAGATCCTCAACGAATTCAGGGATCTCCGTAACGAGGACGTTACGGGTGAAGAGCTGGTAGCCGCCGTCCGGGAGATCATCTCTCGGTACAATCTGCAAGAGAAATACGAAGAGCGGCAGGAGTGGGCGGAAGAGCAGGAAGAGCCTCCGCACGTCGTCGCGGGGATGTACTTGAAGGGCCGAGAGTAG
- a CDS encoding TATA-box-binding protein — protein sequence MKIVSIMGSGSLGKEVDLETLVEELRDEVGESLEANFQSPGIVTVKFGDNSPAFSIYRTGSFQIRGALGHDGLNDAVDQLLEILSNIDFETGEVEFEEKTAVFMHDVHQGLELEILAVHLGLEYTEYEPEQFPGLVYRPPKHEATLLIFSSGKVLVVGTAKQEVARSVLKSLLDALEDSF from the coding sequence ATGAAGATTGTAAGTATCATGGGGAGTGGCTCATTGGGCAAGGAGGTAGACCTGGAAACTCTTGTTGAAGAGCTTCGAGATGAAGTTGGTGAAAGTTTAGAGGCGAATTTTCAAAGCCCGGGGATTGTGACCGTAAAATTCGGTGACAATAGTCCTGCCTTCAGCATATATCGGACTGGTTCGTTTCAAATTCGTGGAGCATTAGGACACGATGGGTTGAATGATGCAGTAGACCAACTGCTCGAAATATTGTCTAACATCGATTTTGAGACTGGTGAAGTTGAGTTTGAGGAGAAGACAGCTGTTTTTATGCATGATGTGCATCAAGGATTGGAGCTGGAAATACTCGCCGTCCACCTTGGTTTAGAGTACACAGAGTATGAACCCGAACAGTTTCCAGGCCTTGTATACCGACCACCAAAGCATGAGGCAACTCTTCTGATTTTTTCAAGTGGAAAGGTGTTGGTAGTCGGTACAGCCAAACAAGAAGTCGCCCGTTCAGTCCTCAAATCCTTGCTCGATGCTCTCGAAGATAGTTTCTAA
- a CDS encoding Eco57I restriction-modification methylase domain-containing protein has protein sequence MSEEQTKEIRRRLDEDLSLDEFERDYRSTGEAATQFFQDLFVQVLNFEETTSPLGDATWQDIPVHEWPNTARANAARLFAEAGNFRVIYVELEKLTRTAERNAIQSLTRSDRTSGWAIDGSFLTVFHAPDEDVWHLVTPYEEGTDDITTGRPVLRRYTLGEGETHRTVANALSNMDASKGRLAERIDEAFRVKPVTEDFYENYKSAFDTLSKELRRKGLEIEDADRYAHTTLNRLMFFYYLQKKGWIGERKDFVRWFHQQYEESNEEDVFHEKWLSALFFEGMNSPEGGEIEANLPSDVETAILGLPYMNGGLFQPTEEDESNTFLSDSALKSVIEEFLEQYNFTVTEESPYDIDVAVDPAMLGKIYESLIAEQERGEAGIFYTPRVEVDLMCRMALYEQFCDHANDLDAEGKQRIVEFIFSEPQDWDAESNGETEQLENILHELRIVDPACGSGAFLVGMKQVVTELYRKLGKTPDYHLKEQIINENLYGVDIKDWAVRVAEFRLWLSLVEGEEQLPDQRPVLPNFSFKLKVGDSLIQKLDGEFVSLDTLTRTLDGDTAGLLTELKELKREHFEGEADRTQEIEEKQVELLKNHIDGLIDNLSKDGSQQTLFGDTKDDQTDDDVEERIEELKETRNAIDEAGAAGFFMWDIDFSDVMVEGGFDIVIGNPPYVRQEDIIDQGIHPERLDKMDDGEVKKLKKEYKNDLVQYVEETFDISAYKRSDIYVYFYFKGLEVLRENGTLSYITSNSWLDIGYGKRLQQALLEKASLSTVMGNISEKAFEDADVNAYITMANKSQNGILAGETKFTRINCPYVDLNYATAFKSIFTTNEADTEELLFNEEPARVYEEGDIRTLAFSHAGLWRLGGGSTRDLDDDSGPVYSEESGLGATKAIASHDQSQNLELPTGSYSMGLWGRFVDAPTLYFEIWRDAGDQFTTIRDLTNDGGDLTRGVTSGANKYFFVPRPGEDNKYFSADYDNDTGELVLTHKDSNRTARIEPEYWMRPIKEIPKDYRDQFDCLHQTEEGTDMIPNLVLVKNREIKTSPIEPAHLSSVWIRIGDDKVTLEQDGKNALDYVELGEAEIWGQDSDKSLSSRTTFNSRDPWYKQPTVSDPYILLTRYVNAKYQFHFNPCAFPVADNFYYLSASEEFDPAYLAGYLNSTLGWFMAEISSRSWTNALKFDKTEFMELPVVDAKEQTQSTVGEAVENLMERDLEDVFVELGGYNPDDVTLESVKEDRVDLDTPIFDELDLTEKQRERLYKEMVTLVRDRLMRQPDENPSLCETIAEHNSQYDYSR, from the coding sequence ATGTCTGAAGAACAAACCAAGGAGATTCGCCGGCGTTTAGACGAGGACCTCTCACTCGATGAGTTTGAGCGCGACTACCGATCTACAGGGGAGGCTGCGACTCAGTTCTTCCAAGACCTCTTCGTCCAGGTACTGAACTTCGAAGAGACGACGTCACCTCTGGGAGACGCCACCTGGCAGGACATTCCTGTTCACGAGTGGCCGAACACCGCTCGCGCAAACGCTGCTCGTCTCTTCGCTGAAGCAGGGAACTTTCGCGTAATCTACGTCGAGCTGGAGAAGCTGACCCGGACAGCCGAACGGAACGCTATCCAGAGCCTCACGCGGTCGGACCGAACAAGTGGGTGGGCCATCGACGGTTCCTTCCTGACTGTGTTCCATGCACCGGACGAGGACGTCTGGCACCTCGTCACTCCCTACGAGGAGGGCACCGACGACATCACGACTGGTCGCCCTGTGTTGCGGAGGTACACGCTCGGGGAAGGTGAGACCCACCGCACCGTCGCAAATGCGCTGTCAAATATGGACGCCAGCAAGGGTCGGCTGGCAGAGCGCATCGACGAGGCGTTCCGAGTCAAGCCAGTTACCGAGGACTTCTACGAGAACTACAAGAGCGCCTTCGACACGCTCAGTAAGGAACTTCGCCGGAAGGGACTGGAGATTGAGGACGCAGATCGGTACGCGCACACCACGCTCAACCGGTTGATGTTCTTCTACTACCTCCAGAAGAAGGGCTGGATCGGTGAGCGGAAGGACTTCGTCCGCTGGTTCCACCAGCAGTACGAGGAGTCCAACGAGGAGGACGTGTTCCACGAGAAGTGGCTCTCGGCGCTGTTCTTCGAGGGCATGAACAGCCCGGAAGGCGGAGAGATCGAAGCTAATCTCCCCTCCGACGTCGAGACAGCGATTTTGGGACTCCCCTACATGAATGGTGGACTCTTCCAGCCGACTGAAGAGGACGAGAGCAACACCTTCTTGTCTGACTCTGCGCTGAAGTCGGTGATCGAAGAGTTCCTCGAACAGTACAACTTCACCGTCACCGAGGAGAGCCCATACGACATCGACGTCGCCGTCGATCCGGCGATGCTCGGGAAGATCTACGAGTCCCTGATTGCCGAGCAGGAACGTGGTGAGGCAGGTATCTTCTACACGCCTCGTGTCGAGGTGGACCTGATGTGCCGGATGGCACTGTACGAGCAGTTCTGCGACCACGCCAACGATCTCGATGCTGAAGGGAAACAGCGGATTGTTGAGTTCATCTTCAGCGAGCCACAGGACTGGGACGCGGAAAGCAATGGGGAAACAGAGCAACTGGAGAACATACTCCACGAGCTTCGTATCGTTGATCCCGCCTGCGGTAGCGGTGCGTTCCTGGTGGGGATGAAGCAAGTGGTCACTGAACTGTACCGGAAGCTCGGTAAGACCCCGGACTATCATCTCAAAGAGCAGATCATTAACGAGAATCTGTACGGAGTCGATATCAAAGACTGGGCAGTCCGAGTTGCTGAGTTCCGGCTCTGGCTGTCGCTCGTCGAGGGTGAGGAGCAACTCCCAGACCAGCGCCCAGTGTTGCCCAACTTCTCGTTCAAGCTCAAGGTTGGAGACAGCCTGATTCAGAAGCTTGATGGAGAGTTCGTTTCACTGGATACCCTCACGCGAACGCTCGATGGGGATACTGCTGGCCTCCTCACAGAACTGAAAGAGCTGAAGCGCGAACACTTCGAAGGTGAGGCTGACCGAACTCAGGAGATCGAGGAGAAGCAGGTGGAACTCCTGAAAAACCATATTGATGGTCTAATCGACAACCTCTCTAAGGACGGTTCTCAGCAGACACTCTTCGGGGACACAAAGGACGACCAAACTGATGATGACGTTGAGGAGCGGATTGAAGAGCTCAAAGAGACTCGTAACGCGATTGATGAGGCCGGTGCTGCTGGGTTCTTCATGTGGGATATCGACTTCTCAGACGTGATGGTCGAAGGGGGATTCGACATTGTCATCGGTAATCCACCGTACGTTCGTCAAGAGGACATCATTGACCAAGGGATTCACCCAGAACGTCTTGACAAGATGGATGATGGTGAAGTCAAGAAATTAAAGAAAGAATACAAGAATGACCTCGTCCAATATGTCGAAGAAACATTTGATATCAGCGCCTACAAGCGAAGCGACATCTATGTCTATTTCTATTTCAAAGGTCTGGAAGTCCTTCGAGAAAATGGGACGCTCTCATACATCACCTCTAATTCCTGGCTTGACATCGGGTACGGAAAACGCCTTCAACAGGCTCTATTAGAAAAAGCAAGTCTCTCTACGGTGATGGGGAACATCAGCGAGAAAGCATTCGAAGATGCTGACGTAAATGCCTACATCACGATGGCAAATAAGAGCCAGAATGGTATTCTTGCTGGTGAGACAAAGTTCACGAGAATCAATTGTCCCTATGTTGACCTCAACTACGCGACCGCCTTCAAGTCAATCTTCACTACGAATGAAGCAGATACTGAAGAGCTATTATTTAATGAAGAGCCAGCAAGGGTATATGAAGAGGGAGATATCCGAACACTCGCGTTTTCCCATGCGGGCCTGTGGCGACTCGGGGGAGGTTCTACCCGAGATCTGGATGACGATTCTGGACCTGTTTACTCGGAAGAATCCGGTTTGGGGGCAACCAAGGCTATAGCGAGCCACGATCAATCTCAAAATCTGGAACTACCGACTGGTTCCTATAGCATGGGTCTATGGGGACGGTTTGTCGATGCGCCAACTCTCTACTTTGAGATCTGGCGGGACGCTGGCGATCAATTCACGACTATCCGCGATCTAACAAACGATGGAGGCGATCTAACTCGCGGAGTCACGAGCGGTGCGAACAAGTATTTCTTTGTTCCACGACCTGGCGAGGACAACAAGTACTTCTCAGCAGACTATGACAATGACACCGGGGAACTTGTTCTCACGCACAAGGATAGTAATCGAACGGCTCGGATTGAACCCGAATACTGGATGCGGCCGATAAAAGAGATTCCGAAGGACTACCGGGACCAGTTTGATTGCCTTCATCAAACAGAGGAAGGGACTGATATGATTCCCAATCTTGTGCTAGTAAAGAATCGGGAAATCAAAACTAGCCCGATTGAGCCGGCCCACCTGAGTAGCGTTTGGATTCGGATTGGTGATGACAAAGTAACGCTTGAGCAGGACGGAAAGAATGCGCTAGACTACGTTGAGCTTGGAGAGGCGGAAATTTGGGGCCAAGATTCTGATAAGAGCCTTTCCTCACGAACTACATTCAATAGTCGAGACCCGTGGTATAAGCAGCCCACCGTGTCTGATCCCTATATTCTACTAACTCGCTACGTGAACGCAAAGTACCAGTTCCATTTTAATCCGTGCGCATTCCCAGTGGCAGATAACTTCTACTATCTCTCTGCCTCCGAGGAGTTCGATCCAGCCTATCTTGCTGGTTACCTCAACTCGACGCTTGGCTGGTTTATGGCTGAAATCTCCAGTCGAAGCTGGACAAACGCTCTCAAGTTCGATAAGACGGAGTTTATGGAGCTTCCAGTTGTGGACGCCAAGGAGCAAACACAGTCTACTGTCGGTGAGGCCGTTGAGAATCTAATGGAACGTGATCTTGAGGACGTCTTTGTAGAGTTAGGTGGGTACAACCCAGATGATGTGACGCTTGAGAGTGTGAAGGAGGACCGAGTTGATCTCGACACCCCCATCTTTGATGAGTTAGATCTCACCGAAAAGCAGCGGGAACGTCTTTACAAAGAGATGGTTACTCTTGTCCGAGACCGCCTTATGCGGCAGCCCGATGAGAATCCATCGTTATGCGAGACAATCGCTGAACACAACTCGCAATACGACTACTCTCGCTAA
- a CDS encoding 3'-5' exonuclease family protein, whose amino-acid sequence MALELVAFDIETTGFEVRDEVTVAGFAVPMGVRVFVQTGGRAARDVEAAVRDRVESHVQVSTHESERVLLEAVETFAAERLIESDVLLVAFNGELWRSGFDLPFLRTRLSRRDVEWPFREMPYADLLPVVTNRFNTVGEDGESRSDLAGVYETLCEGQYGNLDPFADSGEAVTAYEEGRFTDLVVHNVADVLRTRELGTLAERYCSKSDFKLKSLTPTRHD is encoded by the coding sequence ATGGCGCTGGAGTTGGTGGCGTTCGACATCGAGACGACGGGGTTCGAGGTGCGTGACGAGGTGACGGTCGCCGGGTTTGCTGTGCCGATGGGCGTTCGCGTGTTCGTACAGACTGGTGGCCGAGCCGCGCGTGACGTGGAGGCCGCGGTTCGTGACCGCGTCGAGTCGCACGTCCAGGTGTCGACACACGAGTCGGAACGCGTGTTGTTGGAGGCGGTCGAGACATTCGCCGCAGAGCGACTGATCGAGAGCGATGTCCTGTTGGTTGCGTTCAACGGTGAGTTGTGGCGGTCTGGGTTCGACTTACCGTTCTTGCGGACGCGGCTTTCGCGGCGTGATGTGGAGTGGCCGTTCCGGGAGATGCCGTATGCTGACCTGTTACCGGTTGTGACGAACCGGTTCAACACCGTTGGCGAGGATGGCGAGTCGCGGTCGGATCTAGCCGGCGTGTACGAAACGTTGTGTGAGGGGCAGTACGGTAATCTCGATCCGTTCGCGGACAGCGGGGAAGCCGTGACGGCGTACGAGGAGGGGCGGTTCACTGATCTCGTGGTGCACAATGTCGCTGACGTCCTGCGGACGCGGGAACTAGGGACACTCGCGGAACGGTACTGCTCGAAATCCGATTTCAAACTGAAATCACTGACTCCGACACGTCATGATTGA
- a CDS encoding HNH endonuclease produces MADAESRPSADESSGANTDTDETGVTSPRECHETVDPDTRDDVLEKYKHRCQACGRRGPGKGGLATLHVHHIERDPDGMGEHDLENLTLLCRSCHSWFHQQSTPEDSPVEITEEDQSVLLPQDIEILRYLAENGPARTGDIASGLPSDHSVSAVRERLWVLMGLDNLVETRERQIVDKDVETGEWGLTEQVENSARGHIPDDPQLLLQRMEDEQVRQALDRGCDRSDIIDVLGISRRTTFNKKKRACAYAFPLSAFNRGGRPTDSERSERSTTVTDTTAGASDEQQRLDAVAEQDPDSLGRTETWGTPEPDLETGSSDESVEGAGQTVNESDADEELRAHLQHAISALQEVDKTLSG; encoded by the coding sequence ATGGCAGACGCTGAATCACGACCTAGTGCGGATGAATCGAGCGGCGCAAACACAGATACCGACGAGACCGGGGTGACCAGTCCCCGTGAGTGTCACGAAACAGTGGATCCAGACACGCGAGACGACGTGCTGGAAAAGTACAAGCACCGCTGTCAGGCGTGCGGGCGGCGCGGCCCGGGGAAGGGTGGCTTGGCGACACTGCATGTCCACCACATCGAGCGCGACCCGGACGGGATGGGCGAGCACGACCTGGAGAACTTGACGTTGCTGTGCCGGTCGTGCCACAGCTGGTTCCACCAACAGTCCACACCGGAGGATTCGCCTGTCGAGATCACTGAGGAAGATCAGAGCGTGCTGCTTCCTCAGGACATCGAGATCCTGCGGTACTTAGCGGAGAATGGTCCAGCTCGAACGGGAGACATCGCGTCCGGGTTGCCGAGCGATCACTCCGTGTCCGCGGTTCGTGAGCGGTTGTGGGTGCTCATGGGCCTCGACAACCTCGTCGAAACCCGCGAGCGGCAGATCGTAGACAAAGACGTCGAAACCGGCGAATGGGGCCTCACTGAGCAAGTGGAGAACTCGGCTCGTGGCCACATTCCAGATGATCCACAACTGTTGCTCCAGCGGATGGAGGACGAGCAGGTCAGGCAGGCGCTCGACCGCGGGTGTGATCGCAGCGACATCATCGACGTGCTCGGCATCTCACGGCGCACCACGTTCAACAAGAAAAAGCGCGCCTGTGCGTACGCATTCCCGTTGTCCGCGTTCAACCGCGGTGGACGGCCGACCGACAGCGAGCGGTCGGAACGCAGCACCACTGTGACCGACACAACAGCAGGAGCGAGCGACGAACAGCAGCGTCTCGATGCGGTGGCCGAACAAGACCCTGACTCGCTGGGCCGCACCGAAACGTGGGGGACGCCTGAGCCAGACCTCGAAACTGGGTCCTCGGATGAAAGCGTGGAAGGTGCAGGTCAGACGGTGAATGAGAGCGATGCTGACGAAGAACTGCGCGCGCATTTGCAGCACGCAATCAGCGCGTTACAGGAGGTGGATAAAACGTTGAGCGGGTAG
- a CDS encoding CBS domain-containing protein, producing the protein MPRDLYDCTAAELATHSVEHLQHDTPPGTAAEWLAENGYDAAPVYANDDPIGFIHKDDVTTDDDGNTLEDHLTPLTIGHIISGDTSFTDVLSALIENPVYFLGGHNHVTGILTRADLNTAPARIYLFDRITYLEEHLRELILDTKPDWKTTPVTADELDDIEDRYEDAQAANVALEEIHYAQFSTLETIVTSVEACWQTCGFSTKGGADSRLHEVTDLRNDVAHANLLVENTDSNEFLSNGRTTENLYNTLETINDVLSNLQDAGYDPGATNARDSVTLADPGSSLE; encoded by the coding sequence ATGCCCCGCGACCTCTACGACTGCACCGCAGCCGAACTCGCCACCCACTCCGTCGAACACCTCCAACACGACACACCACCAGGCACCGCTGCCGAGTGGCTCGCCGAGAACGGCTACGACGCCGCCCCGGTCTACGCGAACGACGACCCAATTGGATTCATCCACAAAGACGACGTCACAACCGACGACGACGGCAACACCCTTGAGGACCACCTCACCCCGCTGACCATCGGCCACATAATCAGCGGCGACACCTCGTTCACCGATGTCCTGTCCGCCCTCATCGAGAACCCCGTCTACTTTCTCGGCGGCCACAACCACGTTACCGGTATCCTCACCCGCGCCGATCTCAACACCGCCCCCGCCCGAATCTACCTCTTCGACCGCATCACCTATCTCGAAGAACACCTCCGCGAACTCATCCTCGACACGAAACCAGACTGGAAAACCACGCCCGTCACCGCAGACGAACTCGACGACATCGAAGACCGGTACGAAGACGCCCAAGCCGCCAACGTCGCCTTAGAGGAGATCCATTATGCACAGTTCTCCACGCTCGAAACCATCGTCACAAGCGTCGAAGCCTGCTGGCAAACCTGCGGGTTCTCCACGAAAGGCGGCGCAGACTCCCGACTCCACGAAGTCACTGACCTCCGAAACGACGTCGCCCACGCCAACCTCCTCGTCGAAAACACAGATAGTAACGAGTTCCTCAGCAACGGCCGCACCACAGAAAACCTGTACAACACCCTCGAAACCATCAACGACGTCCTCTCGAACCTCCAAGACGCAGGGTACGATCCAGGAGCAACGAACGCACGAGACTCAGTCACTCTTGCAGACCCGGGGTCATCTCTTGAGTAA